A region of Necator americanus strain Aroian chromosome I, whole genome shotgun sequence DNA encodes the following proteins:
- a CDS encoding hypothetical protein (NECATOR_CHRI.G1479.T1) has translation MHLAFLDFEAAFDSPHRDRLLNALRADGVPRKFVRLLDDMNQRTTAAVRTPPGCTTPFEVVTGVRQGAVAGPFLFNFVIDDIMRRTVDQCPADIVLAPSGCPLTDLEYADDVVIFAESSTKLQHVVNLVSKL, from the coding sequence atgcatctagcgtttctggactttgaagccgcgttcgactctcctcaccgagaccgtcttctcaacgcgctccgcgccgatggagtaccaagaaagttcgttcgcttgcttgatgacatgaatcaaagaacaactgctgcagttcgaacaccacccggatgtacaacaccgtttgaagtggtaactggagtaagacagggggcagtggcaggacctttcctgttcaacttcgtaatcgacgacattatgcgaagaacagtcgaccagtgtcctgccgacattgtcttagcaccatcagggtgccccttgactgacctcgagtacgccgacgatgtcgttatattcgcggaaagcagtacgaaacttcaacatgttgtcaaccttgtatcaaaGCTGTGA
- a CDS encoding hypothetical protein (NECATOR_CHRI.G1480.T1) produces the protein MYGSSDPNETFVPFALMIDQSAVHARRLRSKLDAEIQLTDQSSAKFPELPFISGFLHDALNFLPGRKFIPNYFGLIDLLSYELHSTSRFSFITANPRCRAYCKVWRETKLKMISQKGFGDLSSVVRAIDEIQRPRRPKMFERFGDLSSMVKTMDGVQWSRFG, from the exons ATGTATGGTTCTTCGGATCCGAATGAGACATTCGTACCTTTCGCACTcatgatcgatcagtcagcggtccatgctaggcgtctccgatccaag TTAGACGCAGAAATCCAGTTGACAGATCAGAGCAGTGCCAAATTTCCGGAGCTGCCCTTCATCTCTGGTTTTCTCCATGATGCTCTAAACTTCCTGCCCGGTCGTAAATTTATTCCAAACTATTTTGGGCTTATTGATCTACTTAG CTATGAACTTCACAGCACTTCTCGCTTTTCTTTTATCACTGCTAACCCTCGGTGCCGGGCGTATTGCAAGGTATGGAGAGAAACAAAACTCAAG ATGATATCACAAAAAGGATTCGGAGACTTGTCGTCGGTGGTGCGAGCGATAGACGAAATTCAAAGACCAAG AAGACCGAAGATGTTTGAGAGATTCGGAGACTTGTCGTCGATGGTGAAAACGATGGACGGAGTTCAATGGTCAAG GTTcggatga
- a CDS encoding hypothetical protein (NECATOR_CHRI.G1480.T2) — protein MYGSSDPNETFVPFALMIDQSAVHARRLRSKLDAEIQLTDQSSAKFPELPFISGFLHDALNFLPGRKFIPNYFGLIDLLSYELHSTSRFSFITANPRCRAYCKSSRKLMNVFFRYFGKAEQMISQKGFGDLSSVVRAIDEIQRPRRPKMFERFGDLSSMVKTMDGVQWSRFG, from the exons ATGTATGGTTCTTCGGATCCGAATGAGACATTCGTACCTTTCGCACTcatgatcgatcagtcagcggtccatgctaggcgtctccgatccaag TTAGACGCAGAAATCCAGTTGACAGATCAGAGCAGTGCCAAATTTCCGGAGCTGCCCTTCATCTCTGGTTTTCTCCATGATGCTCTAAACTTCCTGCCCGGTCGTAAATTTATTCCAAACTATTTTGGGCTTATTGATCTACTTAG CTATGAACTTCACAGCACTTCTCGCTTTTCTTTTATCACTGCTAACCCTCGGTGCCGGGCGTATTGCAAG TCGAGCAGAAAActaatgaatgttttttttcgatattttggAAAAGCGGAGCAGATGATATCACAAAAAGGATTCGGAGACTTGTCGTCGGTGGTGCGAGCGATAGACGAAATTCAAAGACCAAG AAGACCGAAGATGTTTGAGAGATTCGGAGACTTGTCGTCGATGGTGAAAACGATGGACGGAGTTCAATGGTCAAG GTTcggatga
- a CDS encoding hypothetical protein (NECATOR_CHRI.G1481.T1): protein MISSTAHDDAQDESGLNGNTASQRSKSMERLVDISAQILLGASQHFDFDHVLSEVGDFGPYQILFFFIICLPASLPSAFSAFNQPFVVGSPPHHCRLPYDRDDLRPKTDDQKVLSCFQYNQTEMDFYRSFTSAPIDSYRDHISLIPCQMGWEYDNATFIDSLVTEFNLVCDHQNWVEISTTSFYVGSFIGNFLFGYIADKFGRRRSFFIILANLVVFGTINAFVKDVKSFIIIRFLTGLPFPALFQIPFIICMEFMGKSGRIFSGLMISLFFGAAMALLGVVAMFIRRWRQLTFFCNAPFAVLFCYYFFLPESPRWLVSANKWEEAKVQLQRIARINGKQDSVNVEELLEILKVNQHLSVEDSKRSHNVSDLFRTPNLRKKTMLVTYIWIMNAIIYNGLTLNVSNLPVDDYWSFIINGAVELPAYFIVWPLLQTVGRRWTLASTMIVCGIGCVSAMFVPSNYPWLVASASFVGKFGVGAGFAVIYIFAGELYPTVVRAIGMGMSSMVAGSGLLLAPHIVKLGDYMKILPLLIMGLMALSAGICTFFLPETLGAPLPMTLEDAENFGKRQGLFTGASGQCRKREDSHLIGSHFRNKANSLIL from the exons ATGATCTCTTCAACTGCACACGATGATGCACAAGACGAAAGTGGATTGAATGGCAATACAGCCAGTCAACGCTCTAAAAGTATG GAGCGTCTTGTCGACATTAGCGCGCAGATTCTCCTCGGAGCatcacagcatttcgacttcGATCACGTACTTTCAGAG GTGGGAGACTTTGGGCCCTATCAGattctattcttcttcattatttgCCTTCCGGCCAGTCTTCCATCAGCGTTCTCTGCTTTTAATCAACCGTTCGTAGTCGGTTCACCACCGCATCACTGTCGGCTTCCATATGATAGGGACGACCTCAGACCAAAGACTGATGACCAG AAAGTGCTTAGCTGCTTCCAGTATAACCAAACAGAGATGGACTTCTATCGATCGTTCACATCAGCACCAATCGATTCTTATAG GGACCACATCAGTCTAATTCCTTGCCAGATGGGATGGGAGTATGACAATGCAACCTTTATCGACAGTCTTGTCACTGAA TTTAATCTTGTTTGTGATCATCAGAACTGGGTGGAAATCTCAACAACATCGTTCTATGTGGGCAGTTTCATTGGAAACTTCCTTTTCGGATATATCGCAGACAA atttggTCGTCGACGAAGTTTCTTCATTATACTAGCAAATCTAGTTGTGTTTGGAACAATAAACGCTTTTGTTAAG GATGTTAAATCGTTCATTATCATCCGATTTCTAACAGGTCTACCTTTCCCAGCATTGTTCCAGATCCCTTTCATTATTT GTATGGAATTCATGGGAAAATCTGGCAGAATATTCTCAGGCCTTatgatttcactttttttcggtGCCGCAATGGCTCTTCTTGGTGTTGTTGCCATGTTTATTAGAAG ATGGCGACAGCTTACGTTCTTTTGCAACGCACCATTTGCTGTTCTTTTCTGCTACTACTT TTTTCTGCCGGAATCACCACGTTGGCTAGTTTCCGCCAATAAGTGGGAAGAAGCAAAAGTTCAACTCCAACGAATAGCAAGAATCAACGGCAAACAGGATAGTGTGAATGTGGAGGAATTATTAGAAATA TTGAAAGTTAACCAACATCTAAGCGTTGAGGACAGTAAAAGAAGTCATAATGTCTCTGATCTCTTCAGAACACCAAATCTGAGGAAGAAAACTATGCTGGTCACGTATATTTG gATAATGAATGCGATCATCTACAACGGGCTCACATTAAACGTTTCGAATTTACCTGTTGATGACTACTGGTCATTCATAATTAACGGTGCCGTTGAGCTACCTGCGTACTTCATAGTTTGGCCCCTGCTGCAAACTGTTGGAAGAAG ATGGACTCTCGCCTCAACAATGATTGTTTGCGGCATTGGTTGCGTGTCTGCAATGTTTGTACCATCTA ATTACCCATGGCTTGTGGCTTCGGCGTCATTTGTTGGGAAATTTGGTGTTGGAGCTGGTTTCGCCGTGATCTACATTTTTGCTGGGGAATTGTATCCAACAG TTGTTCGAGCAATCGGAATGGGTATGAGCAGTATGGTAGCCGGATCCGGTCTTCTACTGGCTCCTCATATAGTGAAACTG GGCGACTACATGAAAATCCTCCCTCTTCTCATCATGGGGCTTATGGCTCTATCAGCTGGGATTTGCACATTTTTCCTGCCGGAAACACTTGGTGCTCCACTTCCCATGACCCTAGAAGACGCCGAAAACTTTG GAAAACGACAAGGTCTGTTCACTGGAGCCAGCGGGCAATGTAGAAAACGAGAGGATTCTCATCTGATTGGATCACATTTTAGAAATAAGGCTAATAGCCTTATCTTGTAG
- a CDS encoding hypothetical protein (NECATOR_CHRI.G1482.T2): MVEEVVFAASIFRISRLHVCFHFLKKACYQLVANVQVKRNMSQTCSDCAEQYEYLIAGITMIIIGVIGCTINITAIILIFRTVVFHSSFGCICASHLVADTGVLVIHILWAGPATILELSPDATTSYLGARIGQLALLFWLATLYSQLQIAINRLVAIAWPTKYEAIFSGKWLVLFTSANWILSGLQSFLHFWEECTYYFESDVFSWSYSKTDCGKFSAFYLDFLPSTAACALIFLLHTTTFFCLRKKTKAKDYGVFLLNALILHLENIRPSATNTPSMPE; encoded by the exons ATGGTTGAAGAAGTAGTGTTCGCCGCGAGTATCTTCCGCATAAG CCGCTTgcatgtgtgtttccactttctgaagaaggcgtgTTACCAACTTGTTGCAAACGTGCAAGtaaaaag gAATATGTCGCAAACGTGCTCAGATTGTGCCGAACAATACGAATACCTTATTGCAGGAATCACAATGATAATC ATCGGTGTCATAGGATGCACTATAAACATAACTGCAATCATTCTAATCTTCAGAACTGTGGTATTTCATAGTTCATTCGGTTGTATTTGCGCATCACATTTAGTGGCTGACACAGGGGTGCTGGTGATTCATATCCTATGGGCAGGACCAGCTACCATACT GGAATTAAGTCCAGATGCAACGACATCATATCTTGGTGCAAGAATTGGCCAATTGGCTTTATTATTTTGGTTAGCTACATTGTATAGTCAACTGCAAATAGCCATTAATCGTCTTGTTGCAATCGCATGGCCAACGAAATATGA AGCAATATTCTCGGGAAAATGGCTAGTGCTGTTTACATCTGCAAACTGGATTCTATCCGGACTTCAATCGTTTTTGCACTTTTGGG aagaatGTACATATTACTTTGAATCCGATGTTTTCTCGTGGAGCTATTCAAAGACGGATTGTGGCAAATTTTCTGCgttttatttggattttctACCAAGCACTGCTGCTTGCGCTCTCATCTTTCTATTGCATACaacgacatttttttgtttacggaAAAAGACAAAG gcgaaagattacggagttttccttctaaacgcgttaattctacatttggaaaatattcgaccatcagctacaaacactccttcgatgccagaataa
- a CDS encoding hypothetical protein (NECATOR_CHRI.G1482.T1) — protein MVEEVVFAASIFRIRNMSQTCSDCAEQYEYLIAGITMIIIGVIGCTINITAIILIFRTVVFHSSFGCICASHLVADTGVLVIHILWAGPATILELSPDATTSYLGARIGQLALLFWLATLYSQLQIAINRLVAIAWPTKYEAIFSGKWLVLFTSANWILSGLQSFLHFWEECTYYFESDVFSWSYSKTDCGKFSAFYLDFLPSTAACALIFLLHTTTFFCLRKKTKAKDYGVFLLNALILHLENIRPSATNTPSMPE, from the exons ATGGTTGAAGAAGTAGTGTTCGCCGCGAGTATCTTCCGCATAAG gAATATGTCGCAAACGTGCTCAGATTGTGCCGAACAATACGAATACCTTATTGCAGGAATCACAATGATAATC ATCGGTGTCATAGGATGCACTATAAACATAACTGCAATCATTCTAATCTTCAGAACTGTGGTATTTCATAGTTCATTCGGTTGTATTTGCGCATCACATTTAGTGGCTGACACAGGGGTGCTGGTGATTCATATCCTATGGGCAGGACCAGCTACCATACT GGAATTAAGTCCAGATGCAACGACATCATATCTTGGTGCAAGAATTGGCCAATTGGCTTTATTATTTTGGTTAGCTACATTGTATAGTCAACTGCAAATAGCCATTAATCGTCTTGTTGCAATCGCATGGCCAACGAAATATGA AGCAATATTCTCGGGAAAATGGCTAGTGCTGTTTACATCTGCAAACTGGATTCTATCCGGACTTCAATCGTTTTTGCACTTTTGGG aagaatGTACATATTACTTTGAATCCGATGTTTTCTCGTGGAGCTATTCAAAGACGGATTGTGGCAAATTTTCTGCgttttatttggattttctACCAAGCACTGCTGCTTGCGCTCTCATCTTTCTATTGCATACaacgacatttttttgtttacggaAAAAGACAAAG gcgaaagattacggagttttccttctaaacgcgttaattctacatttggaaaatattcgaccatcagctacaaacactccttcgatgccagaataa